The stretch of DNA TCGAACATCTTCGAATTGCGCAGCGCGATGTCCTCGACGGGATTAACAATCCAAATCATGTCCAGCCCGAGTTCCCCTCGGGTTACTGGCCCACGAGCCAACAGCCGAAATCCGCGAAGGACTGGGACCGCAGCGTCATCTCCTTCAAGCAGGATTTCCAGGCGATCCTCGATCTGATGGACGAACGCGATCCCATGGCACCGCTGCATGGCTCTGCCGACCAGACCATTGCGCGCAGGCTCCTTATGCTGGCCGACCATACTTCCTATCATCTCGGCGAACTTATCCTCCTCCGCCGCCTCCTGGGCGCCTGGAACGAATAGGCTGAGACCGGCTGGCCCGCATCGCTTGGATGCTCGCCAGCCGGCCCCATACCCTATACGCGATGGCAAGATGACCCTCCGCCGTGTGACTTCCGCACTAGCTGACCACCCGCTCCGGATGTGATAAAAACATCGTGACCAATGTTACGGAAACCGAACCGCTTGTTGCCGAAAAACCCGCCGATTCACACGCAAATCGTTCCGATCTTCCTTACGCCGGCCATCCAGCCGGCGTTGACGCGTCAGCGCCACAACCCGGAGAACATCGCGGGAGGCGCCAGTTGCTGAGAGAGTTCTTCATTGCCCTGTCCTCCAATCGGTCATTGCGCCATTTTGCGGAAAATAATCCGTTGGGTCAGCGCATGGCGAAGCGCTTCGTTGCGGGCAATCATGTTGCCGACGGCGTCCAGGTCACCCGAGAGCTCAATGCACGCGGGATTGGCGTCAGCATCGACAACCTCGGTGAAAACGTCACCAACGTGGAAGAAGCCCGCCACAGCTCCAAGCTCTATCACCAGATGATCGATGAGATCGTCACCGGCGGGCTCAACTGTAACGTCAGCCTCAAGCTTACGCACATGGGCTTCGACGTCGATGAAAAGCTGTGCCGCGAGCTTGTCAGTGACCTGGTCGATCACGCAGCGCGCGTCAATTGCTTCGTCCGCGTGGATATGGAGGGCTCTCCCTATACGCAGAAGACTCTCGATGTCGTTCACGACCTGCACGCCCGTCCTGGACACGAGGGCCGCATCGGCACAGTCATCCAGGCTTACCTTTACCGCAGCGAAAAGGACGTGGAGCAACTTCTCGCCAACCGGATTCGTATCCGCTTGTGCAAGGGCGCCTACAAGGAGCCTGCCAATATCGCCTTCCAGGACAAGGCCGACGTCGACAAGAACTACTTCCATCTGACCAAGATTCTCCTCAAGAGCGGTGTCTATCACGGCATCGCCACGCACGATGAGAACATCATCAAGCAGACGCGCGAGTTCGCGGTCCGCGAAAAAATCGACCGCGACTCCTTCGAATTCCAGATGCTCTACGGCATTCGCCGTGATCTCCAGGAGCAGCTCGTGAAGGACGGGTGGCGCATGCGTGTGTATGTCCCATTCGGCACCGAGTGGTACCCGTACTTCATGCGTCGGCTGGCGGAGCGTCCCGCAAACGCCCTGTTCATTGCGAAGAACCTGCTTCGTAAGTAGCCGTAAACGAGACCTGCCCAGACCTGAGCTATAATCCAGAACCGTGGGGTTAGCAGGTGCGCATTCAGCATACCTGTCGCGCCTTCTCATCTACCTGACGTGACGGGGTGTATTTATGTCTGCCGCGGGGTCGCGCACTATTCTTTGTGTCGACGATGAGCCCGCCGGCTTGCGTCTGCGCGCTACGATCCTGCAGCAGCGCGGATATCGCGTTCTTACCGCAACCACAGCGGAAGAAGCGCTCGCTAAGTTCAAATCTGAACCTGTAGATCTCGTCGTCTCCGACCATATGCTCGGACGCCAAACCGGCACGCAAATGGCGCAGGAGATGAAGAAGCTCAACCCGAACATTCCAATCCTCATCGTCTCGGGTACCACTGAAATCCCTGCCGATATTCAGAACGCCGATGGCTTCCTGAGCAAGCTTGATGGACCGGAGCAACTCATCACACGGATCGGAGAGATGCTGAGTCGGGTATCGACTACCGCGGCTCCTGTCTCTGAAGTAAACCGCGATTTGGAGCGTGCGTACGAAGAACTTCGCGACAGCCAGGCCCGCCTGGCCGGAATCGTCAACTCCACCATGGACGCCATCATCACGGTGGACCAGAACCAAAGGATTGTGCTGTTCAACTCATCGGCTGAAAAGATCTTCGGCTACAAATCCGACGACATGATGGGACAGCCGCTTGACTGGCTGATCCCTGACGCGGCCCGCGCCGCTCACCGCATTCACATTCGCAACTTCGGCGAAACGGGCGTTACCACCCGAAGCATGCATTCTCCGCGTCAACTCACCGGGCTTCGCGCCGGAAACGTCGAGTTCCCTATTGAAGCCACCATCTCGCAAGTGGAAGCCGCCGGCCAGAAGCTCTATACGGTTGTCCTTCGCGACATTACCGAACGCAAACGCGCAGAAGAAGAGCTGCACCGCTCGGAGAGAATGGCAGTTGCCGGACGGATGGCCGCCACGGTCGCGCACGAGATCAACAATCCCCTTGAGAGCGTCACGAACGCCCTCTACCTGGTGGAACGCTCTTCCTCGCTGGACGCGCAAAGCCGCGATCTCGTCCGCATCGCGCAGGATGAGCTCAGACGGGTAGTTCAGATCACCAAGCTAACTCTCGGCTTCTCACGCCAGGACGAGCGCGTATTCTCCGAAGTTTCTCCCGGCGAGATTATCGACAATGTTTTAACGCTGTATGGCCGGAAGTTGAAGACACTCGGCGTTAACGTCGACAAAAGATATGAATCGCAAAACACGATCAAGGCAGTTGCCGGGGAGTTGCGGCAGGTTTTCTCCAACCTGATCGTTAACGCCGCCGATGCCCTGGCCGACACTGGCGACCGGCTAATCATTCGCATCAACGATTCGGGCGATTGGCGCGATCTCTCACGTAGAGGTGTTCGAACCTCTGTGTTCGACAATGGCTCCGGAATTTACGCCTTCGATCGCCGTCGTCTCTTTGAACCCTTCTACAGCACGAAGGGACAGAAGGGTACCGGCTTGGGGTTGTGGGTCTCGCGTGGAATCGTTCAGAAACATGGCGGATCCATTCGTGTACGCAGCTCTGTGTCGCCCGGAAAATCCGGCACCGTATTTTCCGTCTTTCTGCCGAATGTGCCGCCCAATTCCGATGAGGGTTACCCCCGCTAAGCCCAGCCCACCTTCAAGTGCTTGAAAATAAAAGATGATCCTCCTCCAGCCGCTCCGGTCCCCTTCGTTTTTGCTAGCATCCAAATCTGTATGAGCGATTGGGCATCCGGACTTCGTGGAGATTTCGCGGCACTCGTCGCCGACGACGTCGATGAGCACCAGATCTCGGTGGCTCGTGCTGCTCTGACTATTGCGCGGATGGAGTATCCGAATCTCGAAGTCGATCAATATATTGAGCGCCTCGAATGGTACGCAGCTCGTGTGGAGCAGATGCTTCCCTCGGTTCCGGAAACGCCCCAGGTTATTGCCGCGCTGAATTATGTCTTGTTCGAAGAAGAAAAATTCCGCGGCAACTCCGACGACTATTACGATCCCCGAAACTCATTCCTGAACGACGTACTCGATCGTAGGACAGGAATCCCGATTACGCTCGCGCTCGTGTATATGGAAGTCGCGCATCGTATCGGATTTCCGCTTTTCGGTGTTGGCATGCCTGGGCACTTCCTGCTCAAGCACTATGACGTGGACGGCAGCGAGACGCTGCTTGATCCTTTCCACGCGGGCAGCATTCTAAGCGCCGACGACTGCCAGGAGCGTCTCAACCAGATTTACGCCGGCCAGGTTCCGCTTCAGCCCGAGTTCCTGCACACGGTCACGCGTCGCCAGTGGCTCACGCGCATGCTCAATAATCTGCGGCAGATCTACCTGAACCGCCGCGACTTCAAGCGTGCGCTGATTGTTGTTGATCTGGTGCTGGCCATTCATCCGCGTTCGGCCGAAGACAGAAAAGAACGGGGTATGCTGCGCTACGCCGTGGGTCAGCTTCGTGGCGCTGCGGAAGACCTGGAGACGTACGTCCGCATGGCTCCCGACGCCAGCGACGCCGACGAGATGCGGCAAACAGCTCTTACCCTCCGTCAGCGCCTGGTAATGATGAACTGAGATTTTCCTTCGAATAAGTGGGAAGAAGAAAAGCCCGGTGGCTATCACCGGGCTTCTTAGCAGGAAATCACTTTAATCGTCCTGGTCGGAACTTGGGGGCGAGGGGTTGGAATCTCGCAATTCGAGCCAGCGCGTGAGGATGTCGCGCTCCTCGTCGTTGTAGCTCTTCTTGAACTGATCGGAGTTCATCGTTTTCTGACGCTGCTCCGGCGGCATACTGAGTAACGCCCGGAACTGGTCTCGCAGCGCGTTGCGCCGTTCATCCGGCAGGGCGCGCATACGGTCAAACAGTGCCCGCGCTCGCTGATGTTGCTCCGGAGTCATGTTTTGCCACGCTTCCATTCGCGTCAGAATCTGTTGCTGGCGATCCGGAGGCAAGGCATTGAACCACTCTAGCCGCTCGCGAAGCTTCTTCTGCCGGTCTGCCGGCAGGTTTTGGAAATTGGGGTCTTTTTCGAGAGCTTTTTGTTTTTCGGATGCCGTCAGGTTCTTGCTGTTGCGAAGCCAATCACCAAAGTGTGGTCCCGGGCCTCTCCTCGATGACGGATCGGAAGACTGACCAAATCCGCCGCGACCCCCGCGTTGTCCGGGCGGAGGACCTCCCTGACTGCCTCGACCCTGCGCAAAAGCGGGTACACACAGCGCAGTCGCAAGCGCTATTGTCCAGATTGTTTTCGACGGTGGCATGGCTGAACCTATATTCCGTTATGGAGTAGCAGTCGTAGAAGTGTTGTCCG from Terriglobales bacterium encodes:
- a CDS encoding DinB family protein — its product is MPTASAKEKNSATSTSMIRTHLQYILNGDGAHADFNSAVKDFPEEQRGTRPQGASHSPWEVLEHLRIAQRDVLDGINNPNHVQPEFPSGYWPTSQQPKSAKDWDRSVISFKQDFQAILDLMDERDPMAPLHGSADQTIARRLLMLADHTSYHLGELILLRRLLGAWNE
- a CDS encoding proline dehydrogenase family protein, coding for MAKRFVAGNHVADGVQVTRELNARGIGVSIDNLGENVTNVEEARHSSKLYHQMIDEIVTGGLNCNVSLKLTHMGFDVDEKLCRELVSDLVDHAARVNCFVRVDMEGSPYTQKTLDVVHDLHARPGHEGRIGTVIQAYLYRSEKDVEQLLANRIRIRLCKGAYKEPANIAFQDKADVDKNYFHLTKILLKSGVYHGIATHDENIIKQTREFAVREKIDRDSFEFQMLYGIRRDLQEQLVKDGWRMRVYVPFGTEWYPYFMRRLAERPANALFIAKNLLRK
- a CDS encoding PAS domain S-box protein, producing MSAAGSRTILCVDDEPAGLRLRATILQQRGYRVLTATTAEEALAKFKSEPVDLVVSDHMLGRQTGTQMAQEMKKLNPNIPILIVSGTTEIPADIQNADGFLSKLDGPEQLITRIGEMLSRVSTTAAPVSEVNRDLERAYEELRDSQARLAGIVNSTMDAIITVDQNQRIVLFNSSAEKIFGYKSDDMMGQPLDWLIPDAARAAHRIHIRNFGETGVTTRSMHSPRQLTGLRAGNVEFPIEATISQVEAAGQKLYTVVLRDITERKRAEEELHRSERMAVAGRMAATVAHEINNPLESVTNALYLVERSSSLDAQSRDLVRIAQDELRRVVQITKLTLGFSRQDERVFSEVSPGEIIDNVLTLYGRKLKTLGVNVDKRYESQNTIKAVAGELRQVFSNLIVNAADALADTGDRLIIRINDSGDWRDLSRRGVRTSVFDNGSGIYAFDRRRLFEPFYSTKGQKGTGLGLWVSRGIVQKHGGSIRVRSSVSPGKSGTVFSVFLPNVPPNSDEGYPR
- a CDS encoding transglutaminase-like domain-containing protein, with translation MSDWASGLRGDFAALVADDVDEHQISVARAALTIARMEYPNLEVDQYIERLEWYAARVEQMLPSVPETPQVIAALNYVLFEEEKFRGNSDDYYDPRNSFLNDVLDRRTGIPITLALVYMEVAHRIGFPLFGVGMPGHFLLKHYDVDGSETLLDPFHAGSILSADDCQERLNQIYAGQVPLQPEFLHTVTRRQWLTRMLNNLRQIYLNRRDFKRALIVVDLVLAIHPRSAEDRKERGMLRYAVGQLRGAAEDLETYVRMAPDASDADEMRQTALTLRQRLVMMN
- a CDS encoding DUF3106 domain-containing protein, whose product is MPPSKTIWTIALATALCVPAFAQGRGSQGGPPPGQRGGRGGFGQSSDPSSRRGPGPHFGDWLRNSKNLTASEKQKALEKDPNFQNLPADRQKKLRERLEWFNALPPDRQQQILTRMEAWQNMTPEQHQRARALFDRMRALPDERRNALRDQFRALLSMPPEQRQKTMNSDQFKKSYNDEERDILTRWLELRDSNPSPPSSDQDD